The Aspergillus flavus chromosome 2, complete sequence region CACTGCAATAATCCTTCTGGCACCAAAACCTTTTCTCTGTGGCTTGGAATACATCTACAGAAAAGGGAGGGATGAAACATGCCTGCTTTTGCGTGTGTGTGGAGGAACAATCATCAGGCGTTCCCAAGAaaccaagaccaaaaaagaagaattaGTTTTATGAAGTCCACCTCTATGGCCGCAAATCTTGTTCGCAGATTTTTCTCAAGATCATATTTTTCCCAGATGGCATTCGGGCGGAAGACTAATTCAACTTTTTTGTGGGTATAGTTGCACGGTGTTTCCTTCAAGAAGCGTGCTCCTCGCGCTATCAAGGAGATCAAGGCCTTCACTGAGCGTGCTATGGTATgttccccttcttccttccaaCTTACCTGATTGGTTCTCAAGAGTATCCATGACTGACGACGCTGTGTACTTGGTACAGGGCACCAAGGATGTCCGCATCGACCCTGCCCTGAACAAGAAGGTCTGGGAGGCCGGTGTCAAGGGCGTTCCTTTCCGTCTCCGTGTCCGCATCTCCCGCAAGCGTAACGACGAGGAGAACGCCAAGGAGAAGCTCTACTCCATGGTCTACGCCGTCAACGTCAAGGAGACCAAGGGTCTCCACACCGCTGTCGTCGACGAGGAGTAAACGGGGAAAAtctttttcatttccataTTAGATATACCTTTTGTTACTCTATGAAATGATGGGGTTTCTCTCTGTTTTTACGATACCGTCCGGGTCGGGTCTTGCTCGGTTGGGTTGGAacatttaaattaaaaaaatcgGAAAAGTTTCTTTCCCTGTCGTGACTCCGCATATTGCTTTCGTAGTGTAAATTTATCTCCACTAGCTCTCTAACCGCGTGCATCACGTTCCTGGAGTTTATAATTCATCTAATAGGCTTTCTGTCATGTATATTGAGAAGTGTATGGATATCCATCCTATCACTCGACTACCCAAAACTACTACCAGAAGTAGAACCCTACTCACATTGGACTAAATCCAACTCAACCCCCAATATTCCTAATCCACCAACCCCTCTCTCACAAACCAAACAATAGACCAATATCCTCATATAGCACCAACATACCCAAATCCCAAACCCACAGACATGAGAACATACGACCATTACCCCTTTTCAAACAACGGACCCGGTCTACGGGACATACTAAGAAGTATCCAGAACCGTAGCCCCGTTCATGGCACTACCAGAAACTAAGGAGGGGGGAATGGATCCGGATATGATTTCCAGAGGTTCTTTCTGGATTATATTACGTTCTGTTGCGTGTGGTTTCTTTTAATTAGAGTGTTTGGGGAGGAATCAGTGGGTTAATTGAGTAACTAACTTCTGATCGGGGGGTGGGATACTTCGTACTCTATAGTGGGTTCCTGGTTAATTTGGAAATTAGTTGTGTATACGCTAGAGATTATATTAAGTAGATATTATTGAGGTACGTATTAGTAGGGGGCTAGTTGGTTTCATCGGAATTAATTTCTGGCTTGTTCGTGAACAAGCCTCCAAGGTGGGCTATTTTCTACCTCAGCTGAGATGGCTGTTCTTGTAGGAAAAATGGGCAGTGTGGACTTTACATTCTCTACTGGTTTTTGAGATATCACAGTGTGCAAACAGCGTGGTGTCGTATATTATCTCTAAATACCAAAAACCGATTGATTCCATTGATCCCTCAAAACCCAAACGCTATGCTAGACTTTCGTCGCTGGTTGGACAGACGACGACATGATGCTCTCCGAGTATGCGGTTGCAATTGCAGCATGCAAAATAGTTACACAAGTGCCTCAGATTGATCAAACAGAAAAGGacacaaaaaaagaaaagtaagaaacaCATGAGTGCGACGGCGAACAATAACACCAGATGGGGAAAACAAGACTCAAAGATCGAATTAGAAACGCGGTTTTGCTAAGACAGTTCCCAGAAATCGTAAGGTCAGAAGTACAAGAGGACAAAATGAAGTCGGCGCTGTGAGGGACTGGACTTTATCACGATACctggaaaagaaacagaaggcCATGCATACGGCGTCTGAACCTGAACATGTTCCAATAATTGATTTTACAAGACAGGCGCGAAGGAAGGGGAACTATAAAGTAAAAAGGCCATAATACATCACCAGTAATTATCAActtggaaagaagagcatCATGATGGTGGTCAATTGCAACCAATGTACCACCACGTTCAATTATAGTAAGCAGAGGAGTTCTGCCAACTATGCCTTGGTTTCTTCCATTGCAGTCCCAAGGCGTTCCGCTTCCTCCTTCTTAACCCGGATTGCCCATTGTTCCGGAGGCCCATCAACCTGGGGTACAAGGAAGTGCACACTGGTGCCCTTGACGGTGTAATCGAGTTGTTTGATCAAGGATGCGTTCA contains the following coding sequences:
- a CDS encoding 60S ribosomal protein eL31, with protein sequence MSTTVQTGKKQRSAIADVVSREYTINMHKRLHGVSFKKRAPRAIKEIKAFTERAMGTKDVRIDPALNKKVWEAGVKGVPFRLRVRISRKRNDEENAKEKLYSMVYAVNVKETKGLHTAVVDEE